The Balneola vulgaris DSM 17893 DNA window AAGCTGGAAACAAAGGTGCGATGCAAGGAAATGGGAAATCAGTGGGATTGGGAATTGATTTGCCCCACGAACAAGGAATGAATGAATACATTAATAAAGAGTATTCAATTGATTTCAATTACTTTTTTGTACGAAAAGTAATGTTTGTGAAATATGCACAAGGATTTATCGTTTTCCCCGGCGGGTTTGGAACATTAGATGAGCTTTTTGAAAGTCTCACACTTATTCAAACCAAAAAAATATCAAAAATTCCTATTGTGCTCTTTGGTTCAGAGTACTGGGGTGGCTTGGTAGACTGGATTAACAAAACGATGAAAGAAGAAGGGACTATTTCTGATAATGATACAGATTTGTTTCATATCACTGATAGTACCGAAGAAGCGGTAGATATTATCTGTAGCTTCTATAAAAAACACGAACTAAACCCGAATTTTTAAATATAATCGGGAACATGAGAACTTTCTCATCATTTAAAGTAAAAGCAATAATACCCAAAAATTACGTGTTATTGGTTTTAGATATGAAGCTTTTTTATTTAAATTGAAAGCTTTGAATAATTAACAAAACAACAAGTTTAGAAATATGAAGGTTTTTAAAAGAGGAATACTCGTGCTATTTGTGGCATTATTAGCTGGTAGTGTATATGCACAAGAGTCGTACGATGATGCCGTAAATATTTATAATACTGCACTAGAGCAGGCTAAGGCTAAGAATTATGATGCCGCAATTTCGAGTTATGAAAAGGCTGCTTCTATTGGTGCAAGTCTAGGAACACAGCAAGGAACGGATATTAAGACTAGAGCGGAACAACAAATTCCTAAAGTAGCTCTTAATAAAGCCGCTTCTCTATTCAACGGTTTTAAGCAGTCTAAACAAATTGCTGACCTAGATAAAGCGATTGATGCCTTTAAAAATGCTGGTGGAATCGCAAAACAATACAACGATCAGAATGTAGAGCGCACCGCTGTAAGCTATGTACCACAGTTGTATTACCAAAAAGCAATTATGCTATTTAACAGAGAAAACTATGAACAAGCTGATGTAGCTCTAAACGAAGCTATTCGTGCAAATTCAAACTACGCGCTACCTTACTACCAAAAAGGTCTTGTAGTTAAAAAGACTTCTCCAGAAGATTTAGATGGTATCTTGAACTGGTTTGACCAAGCAATCGCTATTGGCGAGCAAACAAACCAGGGCAAAGTAGTTCGTAGAACGAATCAAGCTGCTCATGATGAGTTATTATTTAGAGGCGCTAAGAGCATCGAAGCTAAAAGCTACGCTAAAGCAATTGAGCTTTTAAAACTAGCTCTTACTTATGAGTCTGAATCAGCTGA harbors:
- a CDS encoding TIGR00730 family Rossman fold protein, coding for MKERRYKETVPDNFSPNNNNDIWSVFKIMGEFVDGFDKLYRVGPCISIFGSARTKAGNKYYDLAVKTGELLADKGFGVITGGGPGIMEAGNKGAMQGNGKSVGLGIDLPHEQGMNEYINKEYSIDFNYFFVRKVMFVKYAQGFIVFPGGFGTLDELFESLTLIQTKKISKIPIVLFGSEYWGGLVDWINKTMKEEGTISDNDTDLFHITDSTEEAVDIICSFYKKHELNPNF
- a CDS encoding tetratricopeptide repeat protein, with the protein product MKVFKRGILVLFVALLAGSVYAQESYDDAVNIYNTALEQAKAKNYDAAISSYEKAASIGASLGTQQGTDIKTRAEQQIPKVALNKAASLFNGFKQSKQIADLDKAIDAFKNAGGIAKQYNDQNVERTAVSYVPQLYYQKAIMLFNRENYEQADVALNEAIRANSNYALPYYQKGLVVKKTSPEDLDGILNWFDQAIAIGEQTNQGKVVRRTNQAAHDELLFRGAKSIEAKSYAKAIELLKLALTYESESADVHYRLAEAYNKRSEFDKAIASANQALEFENGGKTDRAKIYFELGLAYQSKSQKAEACKAYTDALYGSFKGPAEHAMEFELKCKSAQ